GAGCGACAATCGGCATCCATGCCTCCGTCGCTCTTTTGCCGACGTCCAGTCGGCAAATCCTAGCCTGCATTCCTCTATTCGGCTGAAGAACAACGTGCCGGAAAAGGTCAAAATCAAATTCAAAAGATTTTATTTGTTTATGTATTGGGAGAAAGAGCAACGCTAACAGGATGTTAGCGTTAGGGGAGGAGGCGCCAAGGATGGCGCATGCCGACCCGGCGCGGAGATGGCGTCTCGGATAAAAGCGCGCGAGTGCAGAGACCACGCGCTGGTGGTCTCTGCCCGTACGCCTTCACCCATGCGGCATTGAAACTCGATATAGACAGGCGGGCGGAATGTTTAACCGTTGTGACATAAATGTCTAGCGAACGAAACCATCACTCAAATATAACTCAGCGGCTCATCCACTAACTTCTCCCCTAAAAACTTCTCCAAAAACAGCTTGGTTCTTGGGTGTTGGGGATGAGCAAACAGCTCTTTCGCCGCGCCTTGCTCTACGATCCGGCCTTCGTCCATAAAAATAGCTCGGTTGGCAACGTCACGGGCAAAACTCATTTCGTGGGTCACGATCACCATAGTGCGATTTTCTTCTGCCAGCGCACGGATGGTGCTTAACACTTCGCCCACTAGCTCAGGATCCAGCGCCGACGTTGGCTCATCAAATAGGATCACTTCAGGCTGCATAGCCAGCGCACGGGCTATCGCCACACGCTGCTGCTGCCCACCCGATAAACGCTTAGGGAAAGCATCTTCTTTGCCCTTCAAACCGACTTTAGCCAGCAATTCACGCGCTCGCGCAATCACCACGTCGCGCTTTTCCCCCTTCACCACCACCGGACCTTCAATGATATTTTCCAATACCGTGCGGTGTGGGAACAGGTTGAAGTTTTGGAATACAAAACCCACTTCCTGGCGAAGTTTCCGAATCGCCGCTTTCTGGCGGCCCAAAGGCTGATCGCCATGAATAGTGACATCGCCGACTTGAATCGTGCCGCCGTCAGGCTCTTCTAATAAATTAATACTACGCAGCAGGGTCGTTTTACCTGAGCCGCTTGGCCCAATAATCGCAACCACCTCACCCTTTTCAACCGTCAGATCAACGCCGTGCAGTACGGTGTTTCCGTTAAAGGATTTTGTCAGATTTTTTACTTCAATAGTGCTCACTGTAGCTCCTAAACGGATAGGCCTAAAATTAATACCTTACGGGGAGGGATAGCGCCATATTGGCCGCATTCACCCGATATAACCGCAACTGTAGCAACTCAACGCGATGAATAAAAAATTTTGCCGGAATAAGGTTAGATTGATATGGAATAAAAAACAAAAAAGCCACCGCATAACGATGGCTTTTTTATTCTGACAAAGAGGCTAATAGACCGCTTCTTTTTGCCAGTTTAGATATTGATCGTACTTTCGCAGCGCAATGCGATAGTTATTTTGATTCGCATCAGCGATATGTTCAATCATATGCCACTGCTGTTCACTGCCGCAGAACTTCTCGGCAGGGAAATCACTGGCGCGCAGCATATCGTCTAAGCGACGTAAACGCACAATATACTCACGAATTGAGCTATGGCTCATTTCTGTTTGCTCAAACAAATATTGCTTAAAATCGAGAATATCGAAGTAGTCTGCATGACAATGGCAGTAAACATCGCTGCAGAAACGGCACAGCGCGGTGATTTCCTGCTCGAGCTCTTGCCAAACTCGGTCATCAATCAGTTGATCCATACCTGCAAGCACTTCGCGATCGAGAATTTTCCCGCGAAATACTAAAGACATACGATCGAGCGATTTACCACAATGAGAGCAATCGCACTGACTATGTTTAAAATCTTTCAAATAGCGACTCAAAGGTCGTCTTTTTTGTAGGGATGCCGTCATGACAACATTTCCATATTTATGAATAACTGTTGGCGTATTAGCTTTGGCTTGCCAGCTTAGTGCGTAAGCGTTTGATCGCCTGACTGTGTAGCTGACTAACGCGAGATTCTCCGACCTCAAGCACCGCACCGATTTCCTTTAGGTTCAGCTCTTCTTGATAGTAAAGCGTAAGAACCAGTTTTTCACGTTCCGGCAGTGCTTCAATCGCAGTAATCACACGCTGGCGCAGGTCTCCTTCCAACAACTGCTTAAGAGGATTAGCATCCTCATGCTGCTGGAAAACAGGTTCGGCGCTGTCGCCGTGCTCTTCTCGCCACTCATCATAAGAAAAAAGATGGCTGGTATTGGTATCCAACAAAATCTGCTGGTACTCCACCAAGGGCATATCCAGTTCTTGCGCTATTTCGGTTTCTGTTGGTGCGCGATGCAGACGCTGTTCGGCGCGCTGCATAGCCGCTGAAACTTCACGGGCATTTCGACGCACGCTGCGCGGAACCCAATCACGACTGCGGAGCTCGTCGAGCATCGCACCGCGAATGCGCTGAACCGCATAGGTGGTAAAAGCCGTCCCCTGCATGGCATCGTAGCGTTCGACCGCGTGCAACAGCCCAATACCTCCGGCCTGAAGCAGGTCGTCCAGTTCAACGCTGGCGGGCAGGCGAACCTGCAAACGCAGCGCTTCATGGCGCACTAGCGGAGCGTAGCGCTGCCACAGGGAATTTTTGTCGATCACGCCGTCGGCGGTATACAATTCACTCACGTTGACAGAACCCGGGTTGATGGATGCCCGGCTATTATCTAACCCTCACGCGCAAGCCAATGGCGCGATTAGTCAGCAAAAATGCCCCCTTTTCTCACGTTGCCTTTTCGAGAAGACGAGATTGCTCAGTTATTGCACACGTGGTTGATACGAAAAACCCCGCGTACAGCGGGGTTTGCTTTACTTCATGCTGGCAAATGATTAACGCAGCAGAGTCAGAACGTTCTGAGTAGACTGGTTAGCCTGAGCCAACACTGAAGTACCCGCCTGCTGCAGAATGTTTGCACGGCTCATGTTAGACACTTCGGTCGCGTAGTCAGCATCCTGAATACGAGACTGGGAAGCGGTCAGGTTGTTAACGGTGCTGTTCAGGTTGTTGATAACAGAATCGAAACGGTTCTGTACCGCACCCAGAGATGAACGCAGGGAGTCAACTTGAGACAGCGCGGAGTCCAGCGCAGCCAGTGGGTCAGTGGTTTTTGGCGTTGCAGACAGCGCTTTACCTACGGTGACTTTACCTGCTGCATCAACGCTTGCGCCGGTATAAGTTGCTTTACCCGCTGCGTCAGTGCCTTCGATAACATAACCCGCTACACCTTTAGCATCGGTATAGCTTTTCAGCGTGCCGCCTGCTGGGATGTTAGTTAAATCGATATTGGTTGTGCCAACAGAAACTGAAGCAGTTTCTTTAGCCGTTGCCAGATCGCCCGCTACGGTTGCGGTTTTAGTGGTTGAATCCCAAGTCACTTTACCGTCAGCAGCAACGGTTGCATCGTAGTAGTCAGTACCAGATTTAACTAATTTTACGCCTGCATCGGTGGTATATAACTTGCCATCAGATACTTTTGGTGCCGCATTCGCATCAGCCTGAACAACTGGTGCGCCCATTTTAGGGGTTGTGGTGGCAGCAGCGCCAACGCCTGCAACGTTAACGCCGTTTGCAACGCTGAAGGTATCCAGTTTCAGAGTGGTCGCGTCAATTTTCTGCAGGTCGATATCGATAGTTTCGTTGTCGTTAGCACCAACCTGAATAGTCAGTTTGTTGGTACCGCTCAACACTTTAACGCCGTTGAAGTCGGTTTGTTCAGAGATGCGGTTGATTTCAGACAGACGCTGAGTGATTTCGTCTTGGATAGACTGCAAATCGCTATCAGAGTTAGAGCCGTTCTGAGCCTGAACGGTCAGACGACGGATGTTTTGCAGGTTGTCGTTCACTTCGTTCAGAGCACCTTCGGTGGTCTGCGCCAGAGAGATACCGTCGTTGGCGTTACGAGAAGCCTGAGTCAAACCCTTGATGTTTGCAGTGAAGCGGTTAGAGATCGCCTGACCTGCCGCATCGTCTTTCGCGCTGTTGATACGCAGACCAGAAGACAGACGCTCAATAGCGGTACCCAGTGAAGACTGAGATTTGTTCAGGTTGTTCTGTGCCATCAAAGACAGGCTGTTGGTGTTAATTACTTGTGCCATAGTGAGCTTTCCTTACGAATCATCTGCGATAGTCGCATCTTAGTTAATGGGTCGGGCCTGATTGCCCTACGGCGTCAGCCACCGTCCACACAGGTATCGGCGCTCCCCAATTAACCTTTAGGAAATTTTTAAATTATTTTTCTCAGTAATTCCGCTGTTTCGACAATCGCTTAAATAAGGCCCACTTTTCGTCTTCTATCGTCCCATCACTTTTTCATATTATTTTGTAAACTTTTTTCCTACTGAGCCGATAACGCGTATAGCGCATGAAAATATATAAGGAAAATACTGATGGCTTCTATTTCTTCTTTAGGGATCGGCTCAGGTCTCGACTTAAACGGGCTGCTCGACAAACTGTCCACGGCAGAACAGCAACGCTTAACGCCCTATACCACGCAGCAAACCAGCTATAAAGCGCAGCTGACGGCGTATGGCACGTTAAAAAGCTCGTTGGAAAAATTCGATAACCTAAGTAAAGATTTGGCTAAGGCCGATTTCTTTAATACCACCAAGGCATCCATTCACGATCAGTTTACGGTGACGACGAATGCCAAAGCGGTTGCCGGTAACTACAGCGTCGAAGTTAAACAGTTGGCGCAGGCACAAAGCTTAACCACGCAACAAATAGTCACCGATCAAGCCGCACAGTTAGGCACCCCAGGCGCTAGCGGCCGTTCTATCGATCTGACCCAAGGTACACCGCCGAAGACAACCTCTATTCCTTTAGGCGATGGTCAAACTTCACTGCTGGAAATGCGTGATGCGATTAATGGGGCAAAAGCGGGAGTCACTGCCAGTATCGTTCGCGTCGGCGATAACAGCTATCAGCTAGCATTAACCTCTTCATCTACTGGCTCAGCCAATCAGATGACGGTAAAAGTGAATGGCGATAGCAAATTGGGCGATCTGCTTGATTTCGATCCTAGCGCAACGTCAAGCTCACCAACGGCGATAAAGCAAACGGTAGCAGCTAAAGATGCCATTATCACCATGAATGGCACCGAAATTGTACGCAGCAGCAATACCATCACCGATGCTCCACAGGGCACCACAATAGAGCTGAAAGCTAAAACCAAAGACGGTGAGCCGCAAAACCTGATCCTGAGCGCTGATAACTCAGGTGCGATGGACAAAATTAAAAGCTGGGTAGATAGCTATAACTCCCTGCTGGATACCTTTACCTCGCTGACCAAATACACCCCGGTAAAAACGGGTGAAGTACAGTCAAAAACCAACGGCGCCCTGTTAGGGGATAACACCCTACGTGGCGTGCAGGCAGCGATTAAAGGCGCATTGAGTTCGGCTCAGGATAACCCTGAACTCAAAGGCCTCGGCAATTTGGGGATTACCACCGATGGTAAAACCGGCAAATTGACCGTAGACAGCGACAAACTCACCAAAGCCTTTACCGATCATCCAGACCAAGTGGCTAACTTCTTTGTTGGCAATGGAAAAGATAGCGGTATGGCAACCAATATTCACAATGAAATTCAAAGTTATATCAAGGCCGGCGGCGTGATCGAATCAACTACAAAAAGCATTAATACCAACTTAGATCGCCTGAGCGTTCGTATCGACAGCGTCAGTGACAGCATTCAGGAAACCATCGACCGCTACAAAGCCCAATTTGTCCAGCTGGATACCATGATGTCAAAACTCAATAGCACCAGCTCATATTTAACCCAACAGTTCACCGCCATGAACTCATAGCACAGGTAATAACACATGTATAAAGCGACGGGCTCACAAGCCTACGCTGAGATTGGTTTGGAGAGTGGCGTGATGAGCGCCAGTCCTCACCAGCTCATCGTTATGTTATTTGACGGGGCGCATAGCGCCCTAGTTCGCGCCCGCCTGCATATGCAGGCAGGGCAAACGCAGCTCAAAGGTCAGTCAATCACCAAAGCGATTAACATCATTGATAATGGCCTGAAGGCGGGGCTTAATCTGGAAAAAGGCGGAGAGCTTGCAGAAAACTTATCAGCGCTGTATGACTATATGGTTAAACGCCTGTTACATGCTAATCTTCATAATGATGAAGTTACAATCCAACATGTCACGGACCTGTTAGATAACATTGCCGATGCGTGGCGTCAGATCGGCCCACAATCTCAACCTACTCAGCAGGACCACTTATAATGTACGGAATACAGCCCTTGTCACACGCGTACCGTCATATCCTTTCGCTCAGCGAAAGCATGCTGGAGCTTGCTAAGCGTTCTGAGTGGGACTCGCTCGTTAAACTGGAGATGGAATATCTGCAAGCGGTGGCGAAAACCACCGAGCTGATGCCTATTTCGGAGGTGGATTCAGCCATGCAGGCGGAGCTACGCCGTATTTTAGCCAAAATTCTTGATAATGAGGCAGAAATCAAGCGCCTGCTTCAGGCACGCATGGACGAACTAAGCCAGATAATAGGAAAAACTTCACGACAACAAGCCGTCACCCACACATACGGACAGTTTTCCGACAGCGAAGGGTATCCTGGCGATTTACTTTGATCTTTTTATTCAACACCAGTATTTTCCATACTCAGGCATGATTTTTTATTAAAAACGCTTTAAATAATAATACTTCAATAAGAAAAACTGCGAATGATTATATCAGCCATATTGCTATGGCATTAATAATCAACATTATTTTTTAGTAACACAGAGCGAATACGCTTAGCTACATTACTTTTAATAACCATTATATTCCAGGTGAATTAATTAGGAATGGTCACGTCGGTATAGTGCCCATTCATCTATTCTCTCCCCCGTTGGCAATAAACAATCAGTGCTCACGCCAAGCTCTGTTGTTTTGTTAATTTCTTTGCCTCCCAGTTTTAAACAATACACTGAGGCTGGATTTGGCATCCCGATCGCTCCCTGTGTAGGAGTAGGAGCAGCATCTGCGGTGGGAGCCGCGTTGCCTGACACACAACCCGCTAGCATGAGGCTACTCATTCCAGCAATCACGAACATACCTACTTTCATCATTTTGTTTATCATCCTAAAAAAATCTAAAACATTATCGTTTTTCCAGCACATAGGATCAGATAATTACTCTTGCTCATTATAGGGTTTATCATCGAGAAGGTTAACTTTTTATATAAAAAATAAATAAATAGGCTAATTACATTATTTGAAATAATTTATTGGTTAAAAATAGTAAAACTAACACCACAAAACTAATCAATTTATAGGTAAAGCTATAAGATTCTGCTATATCTTAGCTTGCCGCTTCTCTCATTTGGAAAAGGATCTATGGCTACGCTTCGTAATCTCAAAACTGCGCTATTAATCGGCGCATTGGCTCTAACCGGTTGTGCAACCAAAACTGCAACACCTGACCAGTATTCAGGGTTTTTAAAAGACTATTCAAACTTAACAGAAACCAAGTCATCTTCAGGTTTGCCGGTTATGCGCTGGGTTGATCCAAGTTTTAAATCCAGCCACTACGACAAACTGATTTATAACCCAGTGACCTATTATCCTGAGCCTAAACCTACTACGCAGATTGGTAAAAACGTATTAGAGGGTGTGCTTAACTACACCAATACCAAGCTTAAAGCAGCGGCTGCCCAGCGTGCTACGCTGGTGACACAACCTGGTCCAAACACGCTAATTTTCCGCGGCGCTATCACCGCGGTTGATACCAGCAAAGAGGGATTGCAGTTCTATGAAGTCATTCCAATTGCGATGGTTGTTGCAGGAACACAAGCGGCAACGGGGCACCGTACTATGGACACTAACTTGTTCTTCGAAGGTGAGTTAATTGACTCTCAAACTAACAAAGTAGTGATGAAAGTGGTGCGTAAAGGCTCTGGCAAACAGCTGTCTAACTCTAATCAGCTGTTGACCGTAGAGGATTTGAGAACTGTGATTGACAACATGGCGACCGATGCCACGATGTTCGATATAAAATAATCCACTACAGCGAAAAAGATAGTTATTCATAGCCAGCCGCCCTACGCGGCTGGCTTTTTTATGCCCTTTGTCTTTAGCAAGCGCGTCGAGGCAAAAAAAATCCCGCGCCAAACGGTGCGGGAAACCATACTAGAAATTTGAAAACAAACGTTCTGAAGCAATAAGCCATGGGTTTGAGCAATCTGAACGATTCCCCATCGCTGTATATATAATTATATAGCGAGTAAGTTTAAAGTGCAAACACCCAATGTAATCTCAAGACGTTAGCGTTTTTTCACTGCGTAGGAGCAGGTGTAAGCCATGCGTTTCAACGTTGGGACCGTGCTTGCGAGTGGAGGGATCTGCGTTGCATTATCAAAACCATTTTCTTTGCAGTAGCTTAACGCGTCAGCGTCCATCGCCGCTTTGTTCACTTTTTCAGGATCATAGCGATAGATAACGGCTTGATTAGCTTCATGCTCATCTAATCGCACAAAACCATTTGGTGTACTTACACACCCAACCAGAACAGCAGGTAACAGCACGGATAACAGCATCGGTAACAACGGAGGAAAGGTATATTTCTTCATAAGAATCTCACACAAATTTTGTTCTTATGATAACGGTAAGTCATTCATGCATAAACCAGATAAATACGAATAACGGGCGTTCTGCAGAAAAAAAGACCACTTTCGCGGTCTTTCCACATGGTCTGATTACAGTTTAAACAACCCTTTAATGACAATTTTAGCTATGGCCGGATTATTTTCTTTAGCTCCTTTAATCAGGTATTGATTAATCGCAGCTAAAACGTCATGCGGAGAGGGTTCTTCTTTTTCCGCACTAACAAGGTGTGAGCCATTTCCCTGGAAAATAACTTCGCCGTTGATATCTAAACCTTCATAATAACTAATGTAGCTAACCTTCATATCAAATCCCGTATATTTTATCTGATGTATAAACTACTGTTATGCCTAACTTTATGTTAGGTAATTATTTTATCATCTAAAATCGGGTTATATATGTAGACTCTCTTACAACTGTATTCAATTTTGCAGTATTAAACGTCATATTTCAGTCAGCATACGCTGCCGTATGCTGACCATAAATATGGTGTTTTTTAAATAGCTATTGTTAACTCGGTAAAAAACACGCTACCAACCACACACGTTAGTCTCTTCGTCGGTATCATAGCCGCGAACAATATTGACTAAGTCTTTAACCGCATCCGCTGAAGTCGTAGGATTTTTTAAATCTTCAAGTGTTAAGAAATGTGAATCTACCGACACGCCATTATTTTTATTAGTGACCGTAAGTGTAAAACCTTCGCCATCATTATTTGTATCATCGAGATTATTAATAAGCTCAATAACCAAACCCGTCGCAACATCTGGGATATATAATGCCATTGGCTTTAGGTAAATTTTCTCCGCACTACTCTGATTGCTATCATTAGAGATAGCGATTGCGTAGCCTTTATTCTCAATCATATTCTCAACCGTATTTTCACCCGTCATTATATACCTTCCCTTACTGTTCTAATAGGATGTTGGGATCAACGTAAAAATCAACGTTAAAAACCGTATCATCAGATAAGGCTTCAATCCGGTGCCATTTTTCAGGCGGAAACACGCCAAACTGCCCTGCCTCAATGGTTAGCGTTTCGATAGCTTCAGGGCTGGTTTCGTCGGCATAGCCGTAATAACGGATAGTACCCTGCATCACACACAGGCGCGGATAGACACCTTGACGAGTACCCGCGTCCAAATGGCGTTTCCAAATTGAAGCTGGGGCTGTTTCTTTTGTCCACAAGGGTGTCGTGCGTGTATGAACATAGTTTGTTGGTATAATAATGCGTTGCATATTTAAACCTCATATCGACGACTACTCAGAAAGAATATGAGCAGTACATGTGAATATGATGCATATCATATACCTTTTATTGGACAGCGTTAAGCTATTATCATGCTGGCAGGTATAGCTTTAAGATAATAAAACTCATGCAACTCCCGCCTATTAACATTAATAGGTAGGCACCTCCCCACTAGGGAGTATTAATAAAAAAGATGTTATTTTTATAAAAAAAATAGAACTGAAGTGGCACATAGAAATGACATATTGACAATTCTATTTTCATAACTAATAAATTAAGAATTTTCTTATTAAATTGAGAATAAAAAATGAGCGGCAGAATAGATTTGTCGTTCTTTTTTTATACAGACATATCAGGAGAGAATTTTCCCGAAGAACTTGTATGATTTTTAAAGCAATCCATTGCGGGTCAAAAATATCGAAGCAAAGTAACATCTACCATCCACTGGGTGCATGGTACGCATTGTCGCCTAAACAATTACAAGGAGGATAAACAGACACTAATCAATGCGATAGCCGATACGCTAAAAAGTGAACCTAACGCTAACAGCAAATACATCTGTTTAATTTTATAACCCATATTGCCACCTATTTTTATCTGACATGAGGCCTATCCAATAGGTTTAGACCGTTA
This is a stretch of genomic DNA from Hafnia alvei. It encodes these proteins:
- the tcyN gene encoding L-cystine ABC transporter ATP-binding protein TcyN codes for the protein MSTIEVKNLTKSFNGNTVLHGVDLTVEKGEVVAIIGPSGSGKTTLLRSINLLEEPDGGTIQVGDVTIHGDQPLGRQKAAIRKLRQEVGFVFQNFNLFPHRTVLENIIEGPVVVKGEKRDVVIARARELLAKVGLKGKEDAFPKRLSGGQQQRVAIARALAMQPEVILFDEPTSALDPELVGEVLSTIRALAEENRTMVIVTHEMSFARDVANRAIFMDEGRIVEQGAAKELFAHPQHPRTKLFLEKFLGEKLVDEPLSYI
- the fliZ gene encoding flagella biosynthesis regulatory protein FliZ, which produces MTASLQKRRPLSRYLKDFKHSQCDCSHCGKSLDRMSLVFRGKILDREVLAGMDQLIDDRVWQELEQEITALCRFCSDVYCHCHADYFDILDFKQYLFEQTEMSHSSIREYIVRLRRLDDMLRASDFPAEKFCGSEQQWHMIEHIADANQNNYRIALRKYDQYLNWQKEAVY
- a CDS encoding RNA polymerase sigma factor FliA — protein: MSELYTADGVIDKNSLWQRYAPLVRHEALRLQVRLPASVELDDLLQAGGIGLLHAVERYDAMQGTAFTTYAVQRIRGAMLDELRSRDWVPRSVRRNAREVSAAMQRAEQRLHRAPTETEIAQELDMPLVEYQQILLDTNTSHLFSYDEWREEHGDSAEPVFQQHEDANPLKQLLEGDLRQRVITAIEALPEREKLVLTLYYQEELNLKEIGAVLEVGESRVSQLHSQAIKRLRTKLASQS
- a CDS encoding flagellin FliC, which translates into the protein MAQVINTNSLSLMAQNNLNKSQSSLGTAIERLSSGLRINSAKDDAAGQAISNRFTANIKGLTQASRNANDGISLAQTTEGALNEVNDNLQNIRRLTVQAQNGSNSDSDLQSIQDEITQRLSEINRISEQTDFNGVKVLSGTNKLTIQVGANDNETIDIDLQKIDATTLKLDTFSVANGVNVAGVGAAATTTPKMGAPVVQADANAAPKVSDGKLYTTDAGVKLVKSGTDYYDATVAADGKVTWDSTTKTATVAGDLATAKETASVSVGTTNIDLTNIPAGGTLKSYTDAKGVAGYVIEGTDAAGKATYTGASVDAAGKVTVGKALSATPKTTDPLAALDSALSQVDSLRSSLGAVQNRFDSVINNLNSTVNNLTASQSRIQDADYATEVSNMSRANILQQAGTSVLAQANQSTQNVLTLLR
- the fliD gene encoding flagellar filament capping protein FliD; the protein is MASISSLGIGSGLDLNGLLDKLSTAEQQRLTPYTTQQTSYKAQLTAYGTLKSSLEKFDNLSKDLAKADFFNTTKASIHDQFTVTTNAKAVAGNYSVEVKQLAQAQSLTTQQIVTDQAAQLGTPGASGRSIDLTQGTPPKTTSIPLGDGQTSLLEMRDAINGAKAGVTASIVRVGDNSYQLALTSSSTGSANQMTVKVNGDSKLGDLLDFDPSATSSSPTAIKQTVAAKDAIITMNGTEIVRSSNTITDAPQGTTIELKAKTKDGEPQNLILSADNSGAMDKIKSWVDSYNSLLDTFTSLTKYTPVKTGEVQSKTNGALLGDNTLRGVQAAIKGALSSAQDNPELKGLGNLGITTDGKTGKLTVDSDKLTKAFTDHPDQVANFFVGNGKDSGMATNIHNEIQSYIKAGGVIESTTKSINTNLDRLSVRIDSVSDSIQETIDRYKAQFVQLDTMMSKLNSTSSYLTQQFTAMNS
- the fliS gene encoding flagellar export chaperone FliS, with translation MYKATGSQAYAEIGLESGVMSASPHQLIVMLFDGAHSALVRARLHMQAGQTQLKGQSITKAINIIDNGLKAGLNLEKGGELAENLSALYDYMVKRLLHANLHNDEVTIQHVTDLLDNIADAWRQIGPQSQPTQQDHL
- the fliT gene encoding flagella biosynthesis regulatory protein FliT — encoded protein: MYGIQPLSHAYRHILSLSESMLELAKRSEWDSLVKLEMEYLQAVAKTTELMPISEVDSAMQAELRRILAKILDNEAEIKRLLQARMDELSQIIGKTSRQQAVTHTYGQFSDSEGYPGDLL
- a CDS encoding DUF333 domain-containing protein; amino-acid sequence: MKVGMFVIAGMSSLMLAGCVSGNAAPTADAAPTPTQGAIGMPNPASVYCLKLGGKEINKTTELGVSTDCLLPTGERIDEWALYRRDHS
- a CDS encoding DUF3313 domain-containing protein — translated: MATLRNLKTALLIGALALTGCATKTATPDQYSGFLKDYSNLTETKSSSGLPVMRWVDPSFKSSHYDKLIYNPVTYYPEPKPTTQIGKNVLEGVLNYTNTKLKAAAAQRATLVTQPGPNTLIFRGAITAVDTSKEGLQFYEVIPIAMVVAGTQAATGHRTMDTNLFFEGELIDSQTNKVVMKVVRKGSGKQLSNSNQLLTVEDLRTVIDNMATDATMFDIK
- a CDS encoding DUF1869 domain-containing protein, with amino-acid sequence MIENKGYAIAISNDSNQSSAEKIYLKPMALYIPDVATGLVIELINNLDDTNNDGEGFTLTVTNKNNGVSVDSHFLTLEDLKNPTTSADAVKDLVNIVRGYDTDEETNVCGW
- a CDS encoding DUF1971 domain-containing protein, which gives rise to MQRIIIPTNYVHTRTTPLWTKETAPASIWKRHLDAGTRQGVYPRLCVMQGTIRYYGYADETSPEAIETLTIEAGQFGVFPPEKWHRIEALSDDTVFNVDFYVDPNILLEQ